Proteins from a genomic interval of Paenibacillus lentus:
- a CDS encoding DUF6809 family protein, producing MKSMLEALFYGDIRPEEQVVPRNPEYRNISRRLSEAMELWKEKLSSKEFNQLEAMLDLRSQSESIYATNTFINGFQLGALIIMELFL from the coding sequence ATGAAAAGCATGCTGGAAGCCTTATTTTATGGTGATATTCGTCCGGAAGAGCAGGTAGTTCCAAGAAATCCTGAGTATCGTAATATAAGCAGAAGGCTATCCGAAGCTATGGAATTGTGGAAAGAGAAACTATCTTCCAAAGAATTCAACCAACTTGAAGCGATGCTTGATTTACGCAGTCAGTCGGAGTCGATATATGCTACAAATACTTTCATAAATGGGTTTCAGCTTGGGGCATTAATTATTATGGAGCTATTCCTGTAA